The following nucleotide sequence is from Kineobactrum salinum.
CGATGTCGCTGAGCTCATCGCGGAAGCTGGCATCCGCCTGGGCAATCACCTGGAAGGTACGGCCAAACTGATTGAAGTCATTCACATAGGTGGAACCGAGATAGGTTTGCAGCGTATCGAACAGCTCCGTAACGGGCACACCCTGGGCCTTGGCCTTGGCCCGGTCGACATCCGCCAGCAGCTGGGGCACATTGGCCTGGTAGCTGGTAATGGGGTAGGCCAGACCCGGGGTCTGCACGATCGCTGCGGCGAAACCGTCCACCGCCTCCTGCAGCGCCCCGTAGCCCAGGCCGGCCCGGTCCTGGACAAACAGGGAATAGCCCGAGCCCTGGCCGAGGCCGAGAATCGCCGGCGGCATGAAGGCAAACGCAAAACCTTCCTTGATCCCCGCGATCTTGCTGTTGATCTCGGCATTGATCTGCTCGGCACTGCGGCTGCGTTCAGCGAAGGGTTTGAGCGTAAAGAACAGCGTGCCGGTATTGGGGGTGTTGGTAAACTGCAATACGTTCAGGCCGGGAAAGGCGATCGCGTCCGCCACTCCCTCGGTAGCCAGTGCCAGTTCCGCCATTTCGGCAATGACTGCGCTGGTGCGCTCCAGCGAGGCACCCTCAGGCAGCTTTACACCACCGATCAGGTACAGTTTGTCCTGGGTAGGGATAAAACCGCCCGGCACTGTGTTGAACAATATTCCGGTTCCAGCGAGCAGCAACAGGTAGACCGCCAGCACCGGTCCGCGCCGTCCCAGCGAGCGCGACATCCAATGCTGATAACGATCGGAACTGTGATTGAAGAAGCGGTTGAACGGGCGGAACAGCCACCCCAGCAGGTGATCGAGCAGCCGGGTCAGGCCGTCCCGGGGCGCATCGCCACTGCGCAGCAGGCGCGCCGCCAGCGCGGGTGCCAGCGTCAGCGAGTTGATCGCCGATATCACGGTCGAAATCGCAATGGATGCGGCGAACTGTTTGTAGAACTGGCCGGTCACTCCCGACAGAAAAGCCATCGGCACGAATACCGCACACAACACCAGCGCAATCGCAATAATCGGACCCGATACTTCGCGCATGGCTTGATGGGCCGCCGCCAGCGGTTCCAGACCCTGTTCGATATTGCGCTCCACGTTCTCCACCACCACGATGGCGTCGTCCACCACAATGCCGATCGCCAGTACCATGCCGAACAGCGTCAGCGTATTGATGGAAAAGCCCAGTAACAGCAGCACTGAAAAGCTGCCCACTATCGACACCGGCACCGCCAGCAGCGGAATGATGGAGGCGCGCCAGCTCTGCAGGAACAGGACAACCACCAGTACTACCAGCAGCACTGCCTCAGCCAGCGTCGTCACCACGGAGCGGATCGAGTCGCGCACAAACACTGTCGGGTCGTAGGCCACCCGGTATTCCATGCCCTCGGGAAAATTGCGCGCCAGCTCCGCCATGGTATCGCGCACCGAATCGGACAGGCTGATCGCATTGGCACCGGGCGTCTGGAATATGCCCATGCCCACCGCGTCGCGGTTATTGAGCTGCGAACGCAGGGTATAATTGCCCGCCCCCAGTTCCAGCCGCGCCACGTCAGCCAGGCGCACAATTTCGCCATTGCCGCTGCGCTTCACCACAATCTCGCCGAACTCCTGTTCGTTGGCGAGGCGTCCCTGGGCGTTGATGGACAGCAGGAAATCGCTGCCGGTGGGCATCGGCTCGGCCCCCAGCTGGCCGGCGGAGACCTGCACATTCTGCTCGCGGATCGCGCGCACCGCATCGCCGGCCGTCAGGCCACGACGGGCCAGCTCGTCCGGGTTCAGCCAGACCCGCATGGCGTAATCGCCGGAACCGAATACGTCGACCGTGCCGACACCGGGGAGCCGCGCCAGGCGGTCCTTGATATTGAGCACACCGTAGTTGCGCAGGTAGAGCGAATCAAAACGCTCATCGGGTGATACCAGATGCACCACCATCGTCAGGGTGGAGGCCTGCTTCTGGGTGGTGACCCCCTGCCGCCGCACCTCTTCCGGCAGCCGTGCCAGCGCCTGGCTGACCCGGTTCTGCACCTGCACCTGGGCCGCGTCCGGGTCGGTCCCCGGGGTGAAAGTCACGGTGGTCACCAGTACCCCGTCGGAGCCTGCCACCGACTTCATGTACATCATGTTTTCCACACCGGTGATCGCCTCTTCCAGCGGCGAGGCCACGGTCTCGGCGATCACCTTGGGATTGGCGCCGGGAAACACCGCCCGCACCACCACCGAAGGTGGCACCACCTCGGGGTACTCGCTGATCGGCAACTGCGGGATGGCCAACAGGCCAAGGACAAAGATGACAATCGACAGCGCCGATGCGAATACCGGCCGGTCGACAAAGAAACGCGATACGTTCACAACTCTACGACTCCCTGGGTCGGCAGTCCGGCAAGCAGTGGTACGGGCCCGCGCGCATCACGGTCCATGCTGACGAGCTGTGGTGCCACCGCCATGCCCGGCGCCATGACTTTCTGCACGCCGTTGACGATGACCCGGTCGCCCGTGGCAAGGCCCTGCTCGATCACAACCAGATCCTCGACCTCGCGGCCCGGCACCACCTCCTGACGCGAGACCACATTGTCGGCACCCACCAGGTAGACATAGCGCCGATCCTGATCGGTCAGTAGCGCCCGTCGATCCACCAGCAGGGCTCGCGCCAGGTGATCGGTGGGTACACCCACCCGGGCGAACTGGCCGGGACGCAGGATGCCGTCGGGGTTGGGCAATACAGCCCGGTACTGGATGGTGCCGGTGCCGGCATTCAGCCTGTTGTCAACAAAGTCCAACTCGCCCTGGTGTGGATGGCCGGTCTCCCCCGCAAGCCCGACCCGCACCGGCAATGCCGGAGCATCGTTGCCGGCATCGGAGCCTGCGATCAGCTGGCTGCTGTCGCTCTCGAAATAGACATGCACCGGATCCACCGACACCAGCGTGGTCAGCACGGTGGTGTCGGCACTGGCCAGATTGCCCCGGGTCACATAGGCACGACTGATGCGGCCGCTGATGGGGGCGCGTACCTCGGTGTATTCCAGCTCCAGTTGGGCACTATCCAGCGCGGCCCGGGCCGCCTTGAGCTCGGCCTCCCTCGATGCCTGTGCGGCGGAGCGCTGCTCGAATAACTCCCGGGAGATGGACTGCGACTCCAGCAGTTGCTGCGCCCGCTCAGCCTCCGACCGGGCCAGCGCGAGCTGGCTCTGCGCCTGCTCCAGCTGCGCCCGCGCCGCCCGTTCCCTGGCCGCATAGGGACGCTGGTCAATCACAAACAACACCTCCCCGCGCTCTACCAGGTCACCCTCCTGGAAACTGATCCGGTCTATATAGCCCGACACCCGCGGACGCAACTCAACCGACTCCACCGCTTCAATCCGGCCGGTGAAATCCTGCCATAATGTCACTGGCGCTGCGGCCACCGTCGCCACCTCCACCGCCGGCGGCTCGGGCTGCTCCTCGGCGGTAGTCGTCGATGTTCGGCAACCGGCGAGCACTGCCAGTAACGCCACCAGCACTGCAGCGAGGATTGCCGTGGCGCGGTAAGTGCGGCAAAAACGGATTACTGACACGGCGGGTACTCCCTGTTCCATTGATAAGGTCCAGAATATCGCCTGAAGCTCGACAGCCGGTATCCGGTTCCGGGGAACAGATTGCCCAATTCTGCAAACTATACGAGAGCCAGCCCATGCAAGGCCCATGGCG
It contains:
- a CDS encoding efflux RND transporter permease subunit, which codes for MNVSRFFVDRPVFASALSIVIFVLGLLAIPQLPISEYPEVVPPSVVVRAVFPGANPKVIAETVASPLEEAITGVENMMYMKSVAGSDGVLVTTVTFTPGTDPDAAQVQVQNRVSQALARLPEEVRRQGVTTQKQASTLTMVVHLVSPDERFDSLYLRNYGVLNIKDRLARLPGVGTVDVFGSGDYAMRVWLNPDELARRGLTAGDAVRAIREQNVQVSAGQLGAEPMPTGSDFLLSINAQGRLANEQEFGEIVVKRSGNGEIVRLADVARLELGAGNYTLRSQLNNRDAVGMGIFQTPGANAISLSDSVRDTMAELARNFPEGMEYRVAYDPTVFVRDSIRSVVTTLAEAVLLVVLVVVLFLQSWRASIIPLLAVPVSIVGSFSVLLLLGFSINTLTLFGMVLAIGIVVDDAIVVVENVERNIEQGLEPLAAAHQAMREVSGPIIAIALVLCAVFVPMAFLSGVTGQFYKQFAASIAISTVISAINSLTLAPALAARLLRSGDAPRDGLTRLLDHLLGWLFRPFNRFFNHSSDRYQHWMSRSLGRRGPVLAVYLLLLAGTGILFNTVPGGFIPTQDKLYLIGGVKLPEGASLERTSAVIAEMAELALATEGVADAIAFPGLNVLQFTNTPNTGTLFFTLKPFAERSRSAEQINAEINSKIAGIKEGFAFAFMPPAILGLGQGSGYSLFVQDRAGLGYGALQEAVDGFAAAIVQTPGLAYPITSYQANVPQLLADVDRAKAKAQGVPVTELFDTLQTYLGSTYVNDFNQFGRTFQVIAQADASFRDELSDIAQLRTRNERGEMVPIGALLSLAESFGPDPVIRYNGYPAADLIGESDPRLLSSTQAMAQVQAMAATLLPPGMDIEWTDLSYQQATQGNAALVVFPLAILLVFLLLASLYESWLLPLAVILIVPVCLLAALTGVWLAGGDNNIFVQVGLVVLMGLACKNAILIVEFARELEAAGHSTVAAALTACRLRLRPIVMTSMAFIAGVVPLVLATGAGSEVRNAMGITVFAGMLGVTLFGLVLTPVFYVALQTLGHRLRERGSLQ
- a CDS encoding efflux RND transporter periplasmic adaptor subunit; translated protein: MSVIRFCRTYRATAILAAVLVALLAVLAGCRTSTTTAEEQPEPPAVEVATVAAAPVTLWQDFTGRIEAVESVELRPRVSGYIDRISFQEGDLVERGEVLFVIDQRPYAARERAARAQLEQAQSQLALARSEAERAQQLLESQSISRELFEQRSAAQASREAELKAARAALDSAQLELEYTEVRAPISGRISRAYVTRGNLASADTTVLTTLVSVDPVHVYFESDSSQLIAGSDAGNDAPALPVRVGLAGETGHPHQGELDFVDNRLNAGTGTIQYRAVLPNPDGILRPGQFARVGVPTDHLARALLVDRRALLTDQDRRYVYLVGADNVVSRQEVVPGREVEDLVVIEQGLATGDRVIVNGVQKVMAPGMAVAPQLVSMDRDARGPVPLLAGLPTQGVVEL